One region of Carassius carassius chromosome 41, fCarCar2.1, whole genome shotgun sequence genomic DNA includes:
- the or95a1 gene encoding odorant receptor 129-1, with protein sequence MQNLTDLTGNTTSSINLSVIVKVCVVIPFFIAFLFFILLTLCTFASHRQFFDSSRYILFTYMLINDTLQLFSSVSLFLLAMGGVQFAVIFCAPLIFVSTATFLNTPLILSTMSLERYVAIFYPLHRPAIWRAEKIWIIILSMWIISCILPTVDFVLMRLKPNVDIHSTPVLCKPTVLTASPIQALFKVSLNGIFFAVVAVVILFTYIRILLETRRMRQDRVSVRKALHTVLLHGFQLLLSVMAFSQPVAELLLFQRINLSQADISFIYYFCFILLPRFLSPLIYGLRDESLRSYMKKAMPFYGARIDPHKEVKIIK encoded by the coding sequence ATGCAGAATCTGACAGACCTCACAGGCAACACGACGTCCAGCATTAACCTCTCTGTCATTGTGAAGGTGTGTGTGGTGATTCCGTTCTTCATTGCCTTCCTGTTCTTCATCCTCCTGACGCTGTGCACCTTTGCATCTCACAGGCAATTCTTTGACAGCTCCCGTTATATCCTCTTTACCTACATGCTGATCAACGACACCCTGCAGCTGTTCTCCTCCGTATCTCTTTTCTTGCTTGCGATGGGTGGTGTGCAATTTGCGGTCATTTTCTGTGCTCCACTGATTTTTGTGTCCACTGCTACCTTCCTAAACACCCCACTCATCCTTTCCACTATGTCATTGGAGCGCTACGTGGCTATTTTCTATCCTCTTCACCGTCCTGCCATCTGGAGAGCTGAGAAGATTTGGATCATCATTCTAAGCATGTGGATCATCAGTTGCATCCTGCCCACTGTTGACTTTGTCTTGATGCGGCTCAAGCCCAATGTAGACATCCATTCAACACCTGTGCTCTGTAAACCCACTGTGCTCACTGCTTCTCCCATTCAGGCTCTGTTCAAAGTGAGCCTCAATGGGATCTTCTTTGCAGTGGTCGCTGTGGTTATCCTCTTCACATACATTCGGATCCTGTTGGAGACCCGGCGGATGCGGCAGGACCGGGTATCAGTGAGGAAGGCTCTGCACACAGTGCTGCTTCACGGGTTCCAGCTGCTCCTCAGCGTGATGGCCTTCTCCCAGCCTGTCGCAGAACTCTTACTTTTCCAGCGTATAAACTTGTCTCAAGCAGATATATCTTTTATCTATTATTTCTGCTTTATTCTGCTTCCCCGCTTTCTGAGCCCGCTCATTTATGGACTTAGAGATGAGAGCCTCAGAAGCTATATGAAGAAAGCCATGCCTTTTTATGGTGCACGGATTGACCCACATAAAGaagtcaaaataattaaataa